The Cydia pomonella isolate Wapato2018A chromosome 9, ilCydPomo1, whole genome shotgun sequence sequence gagtaaaagagaaagatgcccgaaaTTTGTTAACTAGGCCCTTTGATATCAATGTGAACATAcgtaacgtttttatttttacgttgACAGTTCCAAAACATACTCCTTATTGGATTTATCCTGGCAGAATTAATTCGGCTGCTATTTTTGTCAGTCTTGGTGGCCACCGGGTTACTGGTTCTCAAGCAGAACACTATGGACATAGGACTTCTCATCGGCGCTAGTGTCGCCGGCGGCTTTCTTCTTTGTAAGTAATTTCTTCCCTTGTAAAAGATGCCATTCAAATAGAGGAGACCGGGGatgaaagtaattaaaaagtattttgaggTACTTTCTAGTAAAGAAGAGTAGAAGATACAAAGACGTAGACAACTTAGTTTTGATAATGACCAACCAGTTTTATATAGGGCGACCgtacgcgttggagggtctgctatCTTGTGGcctcggaaacataaacatgtacattatttgtaaggataagttcgcctttgtacaaatgatgtatgttctttcctgttttgtttctttttgtacaataaaacgTTTTACTACTACCACTACTactacattgacacttcacgccaaagcaagtgttGCCATATACCGTTCTCGTacattttcttgtgcatagtggttctgccatcttgtgggctacattagAAGCACAAACTTCACATTTTTAcctgacgtctcctgtgctgccccctacagtttatgcacactccctataataagtttttggcaaaaatttattttcgcaagcttttatcactgactacttttctttccacgcgcaattaatactcatcgagacatttctaaaaaccccaaacacaagtaggttgcgttgatttatcacagagttcagGCTACCTCCTGTCTGCATCATTAGATCAATTTGATAGTacgataatattgcattttcattgtcacccgacttacatatgtatgcaaaatttcaggtCAAttggaaaccaggaagtgggtaaaatttagcttccaaaatttgacccacacaagcataggtacatacacactaacagggcaagttaagttaaaaataaaagcttctAAAAAAGGACAGAGGGAATTATGAAATTTATTACTACGCATCTTCATATTTCAAAAACGCATATCATCCAGTTTAATTTTCTGTCTTTTAGTGGGAATGTTTTACCTGTGGGTGTGCGCTCTGAATTTGCCGGTACTGATTAATGAAATGGAACGGGACGAGCAGGCTGCGACTATCGCGAAACTACGGCAGGTCCTCGAGATGACCAACTCCAACCAACTGAGGGCCGCTCAGGGACTGGACGACCACATACCGCTGGCCAACGACAAGAATCGCGGACCCATATACACAGTGCCGCGGAAAAAAGGAAATGAATTCGTCTCGAGAATTCCCGTTTCGTTTTATTCAAACGTGAATTGAAAAATTCtgacaaaaaaactattttaattgcTAGGTATATACAAGATAGCCTATATAACCTAACCTGTAGAATACTAAACTAGTCGTCATTCTAATGGACTTTAAATCAATGGGGTTCCTATATTTCTTTAGCTATGTCCAATACGATTTaacatcagatcagcttgatgacattttaatattttaagtattgCCATCAGCAGCTAGTAAATACAGACAACCTCCATGCAACGCTGCGTTCCTCATCATAGTTGCAGGTATTGACTGTCTGTGGGCCTGCAATCGTCGTTTGTTTCCCTCGCAACGCGggaaaaattataactttaaccttttcgccgccacgtcactgaagtaataaagtgtcatcacatcaacgccacgtcaaaaattgcacgtatacaaacctgaccaaaaACACAAGCTAGGGGTTATGCAGTAACTGATATTGGGGTTTTTTACTCGATATTGGCGGAACCCCTGTCTAAAACTGAGAAATTCATGTGCAgttttttaaactgaaataaatgtcatatactatgaaaaagtgaccaaggcctccatttccccaggctggaatcgaaccaccgtcctctgctatcgcggcaagtacctgagccactcggccaccggggtcacggcggcatCGGTCGATTTTTTCCAagtacagggtggacaaataagaatgatacactttgtttttaaattttaattacattaagtggaaattttattaaatattttttcataaatatattattcagggttggcaattgtatacggaagataatttctgccaaatgtataccactagcagcaagcaattttatctcaaatgtttctgttgtttaaaacacgttgtttgctcgattaattttgaaaaaaagtgacagtgattggcacccaaattctccaaattttgtagctcttgacttatttctgtggggctatctaaaattacgtgtctatgctaacgagctgatgaaatttaaacagttaaaaccgactattcgacacaaatgtactaagataatgccaaaaatgtgcgaatagatgctgaacattgggatgataagggcttacatttgcctgctgttagaggtggtcatatgtcagacattatgtttcgcatgaatttgccaaccctgaagaatatatttttaaaacaatacctaataatttttgaacttaatacagttaaaatttaaaaacaaaatgtatacttcttatttggccacccgGTATATGCATtacttactgaaggcttacggcgccccctagccATCCCTAAGGTAGAACCGTATGGTTCAtaccttctaactggatcaactcaGGTGATACCGAGCTAGCGAAAGAGATAGCGCTGCCAAtcaatactattagaagtattagaacaaattaaattattttcagaaaatattttaatttgtttttatttcaagtacataacacaaacaaacatattatattataacatagtATAGTACTAGATATAAGATTGTATGTTGAGTATTTTCTCTGATACAAATATTTCATCAGTGTCACAGTTCTCTGACCAGTTTTGAACCTTATTGCGATTAGATAAGGCCCAAGGACTGGTCAGGTAagtgtgttgctgttagtacctTACACAGTAGATTAAGGAAGAATGTTGAGTGCTAccgttcgccaacaaactgtcaagcagtttggcgaaaaaatatgtaaaaggaATTATTCTGTGTATTTCTTattgtgtatttaaataaaaaaaaaaaaaaaaaaaaaaaaaaaaaagtagaaacactactatataaattataaactgaaaaaaatgtcatatactaagaaaaagtgaccaagaccTTCAGTGCTCCAGGTTGGAATACAGTTTTTATGATAACTAGTAACAAATTGAAACTATATAATGTAGAGGCCCAACGGAGGCGACATGTCTCATTGATAAAGGCTTCTTATAtgtagattaaaaaaaagtactgactttatatcaagtcaatggcggcgaatAGGTTAATGGGACGAGACTTTCATAGGTACTATTGTTAACTATCAAATAaggaatttattacattattccCATTCCCGCCTGGGTGGCACCACAGTTGTGCACAGATTGATTAGGGCTAAGGCCATCTAGTAAGCTACTTGCGAGGGTgcaaaaaaagttaaaagtagatggcgctattaaatctataaataaattaatatgcttGAAATGATTAACCTTCTATTGTACTTTATAGTATTATAGTGTCTGTGACAACAATCAAGCAAGTCCGAGATTTTGTTTATATCAGTAAGATGAAAGTTTACTTTATTTAgtacttaattttttaatcTCGGGTGCAATTGCGAATTTAAACTTGTAACATTTAGATTGACAAgcgaaactaaataaaagattgtaaaaaTAACTGCTTACTTCCTTGTACTGGCTCAAAATAAATGATACCCTAAATACTTCAAATATAAATTTCGACCTGATAATTGAGGCCTCTTCCTCGGGCGCTTTTCAGGCGAATATTAACGTAGGGGAGGCCTGTCCCACCGGCGGTGATGCTTTCCACCCCGCCCGTCGTTCGGTCCAAGTCTCTCGCTATTATtccctgaaataaatataataatagataGTAAACTATAGGTAACAGTTGAAcaggatttattttattataggctTATTATTACGGGTCAAGTTCTTAGTCTTAACTTTATTACGGGTGTCAGAAATTAGGCAAAATTTAACCCTatcactttaaaataaagttcaaaatcaggtgggaaatatattgCCTCTGCGTGtctttgaaataaggtttacgaTTTATCGGTTCACagttttacaaaattaaactcAAATATTATAATACCCCGGGTATTATCTGGGCGTTAATTTGTAGGTCCATACGTATTTATACAAGAGTTAAGCCCATATATAATAGGTACGTACTAAAAAATCGTTTACGGGAGAAGGTAGACtagtaaaatatgaataatcAAACATTTCACTTACTCGAATAGGTATTTGTTCAGGGTTCCAATAAAACACTTCTCTCACTCTTTTTTTAAACGGAAACGCCATGGCGTTGACTTTGGTCCGCCAGGCCAGGTGCGCTCCATAGCTGCTACCGATGACCAGGTCCCTCGCCACACATGACGCGACAACCGCCAGAAGCAAGAtgattgtaatatttttcataataaatgttGCAAAAAACACGGGATAAACGTCTGCGCCCGTGATGCAGAGCGTATAACAAGCTATTgtattttatagtatgtataatGAATCATATCATGTCGCTTCACGCGTTATCTGCGCTCGAAACGAGACGAGgattttttatttctgtttacAATTTTAGATAAAAGATCCACGGAAAAAATTGTTTCGGgtaatatcatatcatttatatttAGAAGTAAATACCTACTATCATGATTATAAAGTTTGTAAATATTCTCGTGAAGCAAATTATCAAAGTTAGTCATACAGTGATGTGATAATAATGACAGGATATAAATAACATTAGGTTCAAGGAACAAAGATAATACTTCGTTTGGAGTCTTTTTAATAGTCATAGGGGACAATATAACAGAGCTTGTTACACGTCATTGAagaattttgtatgttttcatAACATTTCTATATAATTTGTAGCAGGCAATAACATTATACATAGGTTTGAAGAGGTATAGGTATGTTGAGATACAATCGAAATATTTGTAAAGGAATTGGGTGTTACGCTCATCGTATATTTAGTCTGGGAACTTTTAAAATACCTTATGCGTTTAGAAGGGTTATGTTCAGATCTATATATCCCTGAATTTACCCTAACCCAAAGAACTCTGACTGCATATCCATTTTAacgtttaatattaataaatactatagtacCATAACCCTAAACGTTTCTTGAACTTCGAATTGGTTTAATACCTACACAATGTCTAATCCGATAACCATAATATATTTTGAACAACGTACACATACACCATTAACAATCTACCTTTTAGAGTAAAGAAAATACTCCGTATTTAAGTAACTGGAGACTCGGACATTTGAAAGAtcaacaaacacctacacacgCACAAGTTAAAGGCtcgtattaatttattttcagaaatagtttaataaattcattttacGAGTAAGTATACCAAAGACCACGGTTACCATTGTATCCCGATATAGTCAATTTACACAGAACTAACTTGCATGGCGGCGAAACGAGGAGTAGTCTCCATGTCCAGAGAGTCGGTGGTGATTTGCGACCGACTGTCGGAATTTTCAGTACTATTATGGGCGGAGTTTAAGGAAGTTTTATCATCTTTTATACTACCATTCGCGTCTGTTATATCGACAGAGCTCGATTTCGTTTGTATTTCAGCCATGTCCCCACCTCCACTGATAGAATTCCAGATACCTTTGGAGGTCTCTTTGAGGGTTACTTTCTTTTCGGTAGCAGGTTTGTCTTTAGCGTCTTTGGTCTTTTTGCCAAGCACGGTGAACCCGCCGAGCTTCTGTTTGGAGCTGCGgatgccgccgccgcgctggaTCGGCGCGGAGTCCGCCTCGCCCTCCTCAGTGATGGATGTCAGCATGTCGGTCGACTCAGTGGGCACTACTTGACCGGCTTGTATGGGAATGTCATCTGAAAATAAACATTATCgtatttatttgcaatattaataaaattatactgtgATTGCTTTTGGACCAGTTTTTGAGTACATTACATATCTAAGATGGCAAAGTAAAGAACCCCTCAGATCATAGTCATTAATCGTCAGAAGTAACA is a genomic window containing:
- the LOC133521369 gene encoding uncharacterized protein LOC133521369 isoform X2, which codes for MWTHNMILIYTKDYIDDILTNFNRYVTFGITVTCLYIVACILFIYGAYTFQNILLIGFILAELIRLLFLSVLVATGLLVLKQNTMDIGLLIGASVAGGFLLLGMFYLWVCALNLPVLINEMERDEQAATIAKLRQVLEMTNSNQLRAAQGLDDHIPLANDKNRGPIYTVPRKKGNEFVSRIPVSFYSNVN
- the LOC133521369 gene encoding uncharacterized protein LOC133521369 isoform X1 — its product is MAFVYSCCFWFSLRLGGILIGIFSLVQALIVLIGCGLAYTHPDRAKDDIAMWTHNMILIYTKDYIDDILTNFNRYVTFGITVTCLYIVACILFIYGAYTFQNILLIGFILAELIRLLFLSVLVATGLLVLKQNTMDIGLLIGASVAGGFLLLGMFYLWVCALNLPVLINEMERDEQAATIAKLRQVLEMTNSNQLRAAQGLDDHIPLANDKNRGPIYTVPRKKGNEFVSRIPVSFYSNVN